The Ferrovibrio sp. MS7 sequence CGAGCCCGGCTTCTGCGAGGTGGAACTGCTGCGGCGCCATGAGGTGACGCAGCAGCATGGCTTCGTGCATGGCGGCATGGTCGGCATGATTGCCGACAGCGCCGCAGGTTATGCCGCCTATAGCCTGTTTCCCACTGACGCCACGGTGCTGACCGTGGAATACAAGCTGAACCTGCTGGCGCCGGCCGATGCCGACCGCCTGCTGGCGCGCAGCCAGGTGAGCAAACATGGCCGCACCCTGACCATCTGCACCATGGACGTGGTGGGCATCCAAGGGGGCCGTGAGGTCGCCTGCGCCACCGGCCTGGCCACCATGATGTGCCTGCTTGGGCGCCCAGATGCCCCGCCTAAAAAGTGATACCCGCCAGGAAATGACAGTCACTTGGTGGCAGGCTAAAGTCCCGCCCGCTTTGAAGAGTCTTGAGGAAACCCCGCCATGATCTCCAACAGCTATCCCACCCTGGATTTCGACCTCGGTGAAACCGCCGACATGCTGCGCCAGTCGACCCGCGCCTTTGTCGATGCGGAACTCGCGCCGCGCGCCGACGAAATCGACCGTACCGACGAGTTCCCGCGCGACCTGTGGCCGAAGATGGGTGAACTCGGCCTGCACGGCATCACGGCGGAGGAGGAATATGGCGGCTCCGGCCTCGGCTATCTCGAACACGTCATCGCCATGGAGGAGGTGAGCCGTGGCTCGGCCTCCGTCGGCCTGTCCTATGGCGCTCATTCCAATCTCTGCGTCAACCAGATCAGCCGCAACGGCTCGCCCGAGCAGAAGCGGCGTTACTTGCCGAAACTGATCTCTGGCGCGCATCTCGGCGCCCTGGCGATGAGCGAGCCGAATGCCGGCTCCGACGTGGTGTCGATGAAGCTGCGCGCCGACAAGAAGGGCGACCGCTACATCCTCAACGGCTCGAAGATGTGGATCACCAACGGCCCCAGCGCCGATGTGCTGGTGGTCTATGCCAAGACCGATCCGGCCGCCGGCCCGCGCGGCATCACCGCCTTCCTGATCGAGAAGGGCTTCAAGGGCTTCTCCATCGCGCAGAAGCTGGACAAGCTCGGCATGCGCGGCTCGGAAACCGGCGAGCTGGTGTTCCAGGATTGCGAAGTGCCGGAGGAGAATGTGCTCGGCACGGTCGGTCGTGGCGTCAACGTGCTGATGAGCGGCCTGGATTACGAGCGCGCCGTGCTCGCCGCCGGTCCCATCGGCATCATGCAGGCGGCGTTCGATATCGTGGTGCCCTATGTGCATGACCGCAAACAGTTCGGCGAGCCGATCGGCACCTTCCAGCTTATCCAGGCCAAGCTGGCCGACATGTATACCGAGATGAACGCGACCCGCGCTTACGTGTATGCCGTGGCGAAAGCCTGCGACAAGGGCAAGACCACGCGCAAGGATGCTGCCGGCGCCATTCTCTTTGCCGCCGAGAAGGCGACCAAGGCGGCGCTGGATGCGATCCAGATTCTCGGCGGCAACGGCTATATCAACGACAATGCCACCGGCCGCCTGCTGCGCGATGCCAAGCTCTACGAGATCGGCGCCGGCACGTCTGAAATCCGCCGCATGTTGATCGGCCGTGAAATCTTCCAGGAGACCGCGTGACCCGCGCCTGGCTTGTTCTCGGCTGCCTGATCGCCACGCTGCTGGCAACTGCTCTGCACGCAGATGAGCGCTGGCAGGTGCTGCGCGGTGCCGAGGCGCGGCTGCATTGGCGCGCGCCCGGCCTGCAGGCGCATCCTGAAAAGGCGGAGGCGATGGCCAGCTCGATTGGCTACCGCGTCGAGCGCTATTTCTGGAAGGCACAGGAAACCGGTGGCGCCTTCGCCCTGGCCGGCCTGCGCGATTTCACCGACAGCGAGCATTACATCGGTGGCCGCGTCGATCTGCAAAAGAGCGCGGCCACGCTGCTGAAGGGCCTGGAAACGCCGCCGCTGAAACCGCTCGATCAGGCCGACCGGGTGTTGTTCACCGGCTTGGGGCTGGCGACGGCCCGGCGCTTTTCGCTTGGCGTACGCGAATGCCTGAGCCTCGGGCTCTACGCCCCGAGTGCCGAGCCAGCCGAGCCACCGAACGGCAAGGCCAAGGCTGAACCGATGACCGAGGGCAACCTGCGCCTCGATGCGCTCTATTGCGCCAAGGCCGGCAAGCCGCTGGCGGTGGAAGACCTGCCCGATCTGGCGAAAAGCCTGGGCGTGAAGCAAACGGGAGAGAACTAACCATGCTGAGCCAGGACCAGAGCATGATCCGCGACATGGCGCGCGATTTCGCCCGCGACCGCCTGGCGCCGGGGGCGCAGGAACGTGACCGCAGCGCCAAGCCGCCGCTGGAACTGCTGCGCGAGATGGGCGGGCTTGGCCTGCTCGGCATGGGCGTGCCGGAGGAATGGGGCGGGGCGGGAGCCGATTTCGTCAGCTATGTGCTGGCGCTGGAGGAAATCGCCGCCGCCGATGGCGCCGTCAGCACGATCATGTCTGTCAATAATAGCCCTGTATGTGCAGCGATCCTGCGCTATGGCAACGAACAGCAGAAGCGCGACTTCCTGCAGCCGCTGGCGCGCGGCGAATGGATCGGCGCCTTCTGCCTCACCGAGCCGCAGGCCGGCTCGGATGCCGCCAACCTCAAGACCAAGGCGCGGCGCCAGGGCAGCGACTGGGTGATCAGCGGCACCAAGCAGTTCATCACCTCTGGCAGTATCGCCAAGGCGGCGCTGATCTTCGCCGTTACCGATGCGGCAGCCGGCAAGCGCGGCATTTCCTGCTTCCTGGTGCGCACCGACCTGCCGGGCTTCAAGGTCGCCAGCATCGAGAGCAAGCTCGGGCAGAAATGCTCCGATACCTGCCAGTTGGTGTTCGAGGATATGGTGGTGCCGGGCGATGCACTGCTCGGCGCCGAGGGCGAGGGCTACCGCATTGCGCTGGCCAATCTGGAATCCGGCCGCATCGGCATCGCGGCGCAGTCGGTGGGCATGGCGCGGGCGGCGTTCGAGGCGGCGCTGGCCTATGCCGGCCAGCGCCAGGCCTTCGGCACCGCGATCATCAACCACCAGGCGGTCGGCTTCCGGCTGGCTGACATGGCGACCCGCATCGAGGCGGCGCGGCTGATGGTGCACAATGCCGCCCGGCTCAAGGATGCCGGCCAGCCCTGCCTGAAAGAAGCCAGCATGGCCAAATTGTTTGCGTCTGAAATGGCCGAACAGGTATGCTCCGAATCGATCCAGATCCATGGCGGTTATGGCTATCTTGCCGATTTCCCGGTGGAGCGAATCTACCGCGACGTGCGGGTGTGCCAGATCTATGAGGGCACCAGCGACGTGCAGCGGCTCGTGATCAGCCGTTCGCTTGCCGGCAGCGGATAAAACAACAGAAGGAGACGGGGTGGGTTGAGCCAGGCCAACAACATACTGTTCATCGCCTCCCTGTTGATCCTGGTCAGCATTTTTGCCGGCTCGGCCTCCAGCCGTTTCGGCGTGCCTTTCCTGCTCGTCTTCCTCGGTCTCGGCCTGCTCGCCGGTGTTGATGGTCCTGGCGGCATTGATTTCAGCGATTTCAACCTGACCTATTCGGTCGGTTCGGCGGCGCTGGCGATCATCCTGTTCGACGGCGGCCTGCGTACCAAATTCACCACCGTGAAACTGGTGGCGGGGCCAGCCCTGGGCCTTGCGACCGTGGGCGTGGTGTTGACTGCCACGCTTGTTGCCGTGGCGACCCACTCGATTACCAATCTCGGCTGGCTGGAATCCTTCCTGGTCGGGGCCATTGTCGGCTCAACCGACGCGGCAGCCGTGTTCTTCCTGCTCAATGTGCGCGGCATGGCCTTGCAGAAGCGCGTCAGCGGCACGCTGGAAGTCGAGTCCGGCATCAACGATCCGATGGCCATCTTCCTCACCATGGCCTGCGTCGAATTGCTCAGCCTGGGCCAGCCGCCGAGCAACATGATGCTGCTGCTGCAGTTCCTGGCGCAGATGCTGGGCGGCTGTCTGGTCGGCGCGGTTGGCGGCTTCGCCCTGGTGGCGCTGTTCAACCGGGTGCCGGTGGCCGGCGGCCTTTATCCCATTGTTGCCATGGCAGCGACGCTGCTGATCTTTTCCGGCGCGCATTTCGTGCTGGCGTCAGGCTATATCGCGGTCTATGTCGCCGGTCTGGTGCTGGGCAACCGGCGTCATCGCGGCGCCCAGGTGGTGCTGCGCTTCTTCGATGGATTGAGCTGGCTCGGCCAGATCGTCATGTTTCTGCTGCTTGGCCTGCTGATGACACCAAGCGAGATGCGGCCCGATATCGTGCCGGGCGTCGTGGTCGCCATTTTCCTGATCGTGGTGGCGCGGCCGCTGGCCGTGGCGCTCTGCCTGCTGCCATTCCGCTACACCTTGCCGGAGATCGGCTTCATCTCCTGGGTCGGCCTGCGCGGCGCGGTGCCGATCTTCCTGGCCACCATCCCGGTGCTGTTCGGTGTGCCAAATGCCGGCATCTATGTCTCCATCGCCTTCTTCTGTGTTGTTGCGTCGCTGCTGCTGCAAGGCTGGACCATTGGCGTGGCGGCGCGGCTGTTCGGCCTGGAATTGCCGCCGCCGGTGGAGGCGCCGACCCGTACCGATATCGACCTCGGCAATGCGCTGGACCGCGATATCGCCAGCTACCGGGTGGAGCCGAACTGTATCGCTCAAGGCTACAACTACGCCGAAATCCCGCTGCCGCGACGCTGCCGTATCATCACGGTGATCCGCGATGGCACAGTGATGGACCGTTCCAAGCTGGAACGGCTGGAAGCCGGCGACTATCTGCTGGTACTGGCGCCGCCTGAGCAGCTTTTCTCGCTCGACCGCCTGTTCGCGCTGCCAGACCGCAAGCGCCGCGCCAATGTGCCGGGCGACGAGGTTTTCGGCGAGTTCACTATTCCAGCGGATACCTTGCTCGGCTCCCTCAGTGCGATGTATGGCGTCGAGGTTGAGGCGCGCCATCGCGAGGAGTCGCTCAGCGCCTATATCCGCCGCCGCCTGCGTCATGCGGCGGTGGTCGGCGACCGCGTGCGGCTCGGGCCGGTGGAGCTGATCGTGCGCGAGATCAAGGGCAATCGCATCACCCAGGTCGGCCTCGAACTGGAGCCGGAGGAGCATCCGGTGGTGCGGCGCTTCAGGCAATTGTTCCGCTTCGGTTAGACTTTACAAAAAACAGCCCTACCTGGAGGAAGCATGGCCGCCCCGCTGGATTTCTATTTCGATTTTTCCTCGCCCTACGCCTATATCGGTGCCATGCGCATCGAGGCGCTGGCGGCGAAGCATGGCCGTAGCGTCAACTGGCATCCGATGCTGCTCGGCGTTGCCTTCAAGATCGCCGGCACCCAGCCGCTGACCCAGTATCCGCTGAAAGGCGATTACTCGCGGCGCGATTTCGACCGCTCGGCGCGTGAACTCGGCATCCCGTTCAACATGCCGGCGATTTTCCCGCTGGCCACCCAGGCGGCGGCGCGCGCTGTATACTGGCTGCAGCAGCATCTGCCGGACAAGACCGCCGCTTTCATCAAGGCGGTCTACACTGCGTATTTCGTCGATGGCCGCGACATCTCTTCGCCCGATACCGTGGTGGCGATTGCCGAAGGGCTGGGCATCGATGGTGCCGCGTTGCGCGCCGGCTTTGAGAGCGCCGAGACCAAGGCGGCGTTCAAGCAGGCGGTGGAGCAGGCGGTGACGGAACGCGGCGTGTTCGGTGCGCCATTCGTGTTTGCCGATGGCGAACCCTTCTGGGGTGCCGACCGCTTCGACATGCTGGACCGCTGGCTGAGCCGTGGCGGCTGGTAGAGGCGCGACTGGTGAAGAAGGATAGCCTGTGAACCCAGCGCCAAAAGCGGGCAGCGGCCTGGCCATTGCCGGCCTGGTGCTCACGTCGCTCCTGTGGGGCGGCATGATCCCGATGACCCATGCGCTGGCAACGGAAGTCTTCGATCCGTTCTTCCTGGCGCTGATCCGCTATCTGCTGCCGGCCGGGCCGATGTTCCTGCTGTGCCTCATCGTTGACCGCCATTCGCCCTTTGCCGGCCCGCTGCCGCGCCAGCCTTTGGTGCGGCTCGGCGCCATGATGGCCTGCTTCTCGCTGATGTTCACTTTCGGCATCATGCTGTCGGACCCGATCAGTTCCGCCATCGTGATCTCTTGCGGCCCGCTGATCGCCACCGTCTTGAGCAAGCTGCTCTACCGTGTGCCGCTGGCGCGCGGCTTCGGCATGGCCCTGCTGGCGGCGGTGGTCGGCGGCGCCCTGGTGGCGGTGGATGCGGTGCGGCCGCGTGCGGAAGCCAGCGGCGGCACGCCGTATCTTGGTGAATTGCTGCTGATCGGCGCCCAGCTAAGCTGGACGCTCTATTCGCTGAAAGCCCAGGAATGGCTGGCGCCCTCGGGCTGGAGCCAGCTCCGCATCAGCTTCCTCACCTCGCTGGCCGGCGCCGGCTTCATCATCGTCGCTTTCGTCATCATCAACCTGCTGTCGCCGGGCCGGCTGCCGACCGAGTGGCCGAGCGCCGGCACCTGGTTCATGCTGGCCTGGATGGCGCTGGGCGGGGCAGGGGCGGCCATCGTGCTGTGGAATTACGGCGTCAGCTATGTCGGCGTGCCGGTGGCATCGCTCTATGGCAATCTGGCACCGGTCTTCTCGGTGCTAGTGGCGGCCTTGTTCTTCGGCGCTGCCGTGTCGCCGCAGCAGATCATCGGCGGCGGGGTGATCCTGGCCGGCATCCTGCGCATGCAATGGCTGCGGCTCAGGCCGGGTTGATCAGGCGCTGCGCGGCCCGAACAGGATGATGCTGGCGCCGGCGAGGCAGAGCAGGCTGCCGGCGATATCCCAGCGATCCGGCCGCATGCCCTCCACGGCCCACAGCCAGAGCAGCGAGGCGGCGATATAGACGCCGCCATAGGCGGCATAGGCGCGGCCGGCTGCATCGCTGTCCACCTTGGTCAGCAGCCAGGCGAACAGCACCAGCGCCGCTACGCCGGGCAGTAGCCAGAGCGCGGATTTGTGCATCCGCGCCCAGGCCCAGAAGGCGAAGCAGCCGGCGATCTCGGCAAAAGCCGCTCCGATATAGGCGGCGATGGTCGGCATCAGAAGATGGTGTAGGCGCCGTCGATGACGAAACTGTCGCCGGTATGGTAGCGGCTGCCGTCGCTCATCAGATACACCGCGATGCCGGAGAAATCGTTGCCCTGGCCCCAGCGCCGCGCCGGGATGCGCGGCAGCACGGCGCCGGCAAAGCGCGGATCGGCAACACCGGCGGCGGTCATCTCGGTTTCGATCCAGCCCGGCAGGATGGAATTGGCGGTGACATTGTAGCGCGCCATTTCCACGGCCAGGGCGCGGATCACCGACAGCATGGCGCCCTTGGTGGCGGCATAGGAGGTGGCCCCCGCGGCACCATGGATGCCGGCGGTGGAGGCCATGCCGACCAGGCGGCCGAAGGCATCGCCGGTCTTGGCGCGCTCCACCATATGGCGGGCGGCGGCGCGCAAAGTGTAGAAGGCGCCGTCCAGGTTGACGCCCAGCACGCGCTTCCATTCCTCGGTGCTCAACTGGTGCATCGGCGCACGCTTCTGGCTGACGCCGGCATTGGCAAAACAGCCGTCGATGCGGCCCATGGTCTGCACGGCTTCCGCGAAGCAGGCTTCCACCTCGGCCTCGTTGACCACGTTGCAACGCTGCACCAGCACGCGGCGGCCATAGGCCTTCAGCTTGGCCTCGGCGGCGGCATTCTTCTCCGGGTTGCCGCCCCAGATCACCAGGTCGCAGCCGGCCTGCGCCAGGCCCTCGGCCATCCCTAAACCAATGCCGCCATTGCCGCCCGTCACCAGCGCCACCTTGCCGGAAAGATCGAAATCGTTCATCGCTGTGTTCCCTCCATAGCTGGCGTCGATTATCGCGATAGAAAAGGGAAATTGCCAGGGGTGGGCAATTCCCCGGCTCCCCCTTGCGGCTCCCGGAGCAGGCTGGCATGGTTTGGCCACGCCCGAGAGCGAACCTATTCCAAGAGCAAGGCAAAAAGGCCGTCCATGAGCGCGCTCAGCACCCAGCTAGACCCGCGATCCGCCGCGTTTCAGGAGAATGCCGCCCATATGGCAGCGCTGGTCGCCGACCTGAAGGCTAAGGTCGGCATGATCAAGCAAGGCGGTGGCGAGAAGGCCCGCGAGAAGCATCTCTCGCGCGGTAAACTGCTGCCGCGCGACCGCGTGCGCACGTTGCTCGATCCCGGCTCGCCGTTCCTGGAACTCAGCCAGTTCGCCGCCTACGACATGTATGGCGGCGATATCCATGCCGCCGGCATCATCACTGGCATCGGCAGCGTGATGGGCCGCGAATGCGTGGTGATCTGCAACGATGCCACGGTGAAGGGCGGCACCTACTTCCCGATGACGGTGAAGAAGCATCTGCGTGCCCAGGAAATCGCGCGCGAGAACCGGCTGCCCTGCATCTACCTGGTCGATTCCGGCGGCGCCAACCTGCCGACCTGGGACGAGGTGTTCCCCGACAAAGAACATTTCGGCCGAATCTTCTACAATCAGGCCAATCTTTCCGCCGACGGCATTCCGCAGATCGCTGTGGTGATGGGCTCCTGCACGGCTGGCGGCGCCTATATGCCGGCGATGTCGGATGAAACCGTGATCGTGCGCAACCAGGGCACCATCTTTCTCGCCGGCCCGCCGCTGGTGAAGGCAGCCACCGGCGAGGTGGTGTCGGCGGAAGACCTGGGCGGCGCCGATGTGCATTCGCGCACCTCGGGCGTGACCGACCACTACGCCATGAACGATGCCCATGCACTCGGCATCGCGCGCCGCATCGTCGGCAACCTGAATTCCACCAAGCAGGTCTCGGGCGATGTGCGGGCGCCGAAGCCGCCGCGCTTCGATCCAGCTGAACTCTACGGCATCATCCCGAAGGAAAGCCGCGTGCCCTTCGATGTGCGCGAGATCATCGCTCGCCTGGTGGATGATTCCGAATTCGACGAATTCAAGAAGCTCTATGGCGCCACACTGGTCTGCGGCTTCGCCCGTATCCATGGCTACCCGGTCGGCATCATCGCCAATAACGGCATTCTGTTCTCGGAAAGCTCGCTGAAGGGCGCGCATTTCATCGAGCTGTGCTGCCAGCGCGGCATCCCTTTGCTGTTCCTGCAAAACATCACCGGCTTCATGGTCGGCAAGAAATACGAGGCCGGCGGCATCGCCAAGGATGGCGCCAAGCTGGTCACGGCCGTGTCCTGCGCCAATGTGCCAAAATTCACCGTGATCATCGGCGGTTCCTATGGTGCCGGCAATTACGGCATGTGCGGCCGTGCCTACAGCCCGCGCATGCTGTTCATGTGGCCGAATTCGCGCATCTCGGTGATGGGTGGCGAGCAGGCGGCCAGCGTGCTGGCAACCGTGAAGCGCGATGGTATCGAGGCATCCGGCGGCCAGTGGAGTCGCGAGGACGAGGAAGCCTTCAAGAACCCGATCCGCGCCCAGTATGACCGCCAGGGGCATCCCTACTACGCCTCGGCGCGGCTGTGGGACGATGGCATCATCGATCCGCTGGATACCCGCATGATGCTGGCGCTGGGCCTGAGCGCCGCGCATAACGCCCCCTTCGCGCCGACCAAGTTCGGCGTCTTCCGGATGTGATGATCATGAGCGACGAACTGGTTCTCTTCGATACTGATGCGCGCGGTGTGGCGCAGGTGACGCTCAACCGCCCGGCGGTGCATAACTGTTTCAACGATCAGGTGATCGAGCGCCTGCTGGCGATCTTCACCGAGATCAAGGGCCGCAGCGATATCCGCGTGGTGGTGATCCGTGGCGAGGGCAAGAGCTTCTCGGCCGGCGGTGATCTCGACTGGATGCGCCGCTCCGGCCAGCAGGATTACGCCACCAACCTGGCGCAGACCCTGGTGCTGGCGCAGTTGTTCAAGACGCTGAACGACCTGCCGCAGGCAACTGTGGCGCTGGTGCAGGGCAATTGCATGGCTGGCGGCACCGGCCTGGTCTCCTGCAGCGATATCGCCATCGCCGTGCGCGACACCAAGTTCGCGCTGACCGAAGTGCGGCTGGGCTTGAGCCCGGCCACCATCTCGCCCTATGTGGTGGCGGCCATCGGCCCGCGCCAGGCGCGGCGCTATTTCCTCACCGCCGAGCGGTTCGACGGTGCCGAGGCGCAGCGCATCGGCCTGGTGCATGAACTGGCCGAAGATGTGGACGATCTCAGGGTGCGCGGTGAGCGCGTGGTGGCCGATCTGCTGCTCGGCGCGCCGGGCGCGATTGCGGACAGCAAGCTGCTGATCCGCGAAGTGGCCTATGAGGCCGATGTCACCGAGGACGTGATGCAGTTCACCGCCAGGAATATCGCCGACCGCCGCGCCAGCGCCGAAGGCCAGGAGGGGCTTGCCTCCTTCTTCGCCAAGCGCAAGCCGGCCTGGACGATTTGAGGCGAACGGGAGAGACGCGCATGTTCCGCAAGATCCTGATCGCCAATCGCGGCGAAATCGCCTGCCGGGTGATCCGCACCGCAAAGCGCCTCGGCATCGCCACCGTGGCGGTCTATTCCGACGCCGATGCCAATGCCCGCCATGTGGCGCTGGCCGATGAGGCCGTGCGTATCGGCCCGGCGCCGGTGCGCGAGAGCTACCTGCGCGCCGATGTCATTATCGCCGCTGCCAAGGCCAGCGGCGCCGAGGCCATCCATCCGGGCTATGGCTTCCTGTCCGAGAATGCTGAATTCGCCGATGCGCTGGCCGAGGCCGGGCTGGTTTTCATCGGCCCGCCGGCTTCTGCCATCCGCGCCATGGGCCTGAAAGGCGCCGCCAAGGCGCTGATGCAGGAAGCCCGCGTGCCAGTGGTGCCGGGCTATCACGGCGACAACCAGGATGCCGATTTCCTGCTTGGTGAGGCCGAGCGCATCGGCTGGCCGGTGCTGATCAAGGCGGTGGCAGGCGGCGGTGGCAAGGGCATGCGCCGGGTCGACAAGGCTGCCGAGTTCAAGGCGGCGCTGGCCGGGGCGCAGCGCGAAGGCGCCAATGCCTTCGGCAATGATCGCGTGCTGCTGGAAAAATATCTGGTCAAGCCGCGCCATATCGAGATTCAGGTGTTCGCCGACAAGCAGGGCAATGCCGTGCATCTGTTCGAGCGCGATTGCAGTGTGCAGCGCCGGCATCAGAAGGTGCTGGAAGAAGCGCCGGCACCGGGCATGCCCGCGGCGATGCGCCAGGCCATGGGCCAGGCGGCGGTGAATGCCGCCAAGGCGATTGGCTATGTCGGCGCCGGCACGGTCGAGTTCATCGCCGATGTCAGCGACGGGTTGAAGCCGGACCGTTTCTATTTCATGGAGATGAACACCCGCCTGCAGGTGGAGCATCCCGTCACCGAGATGATCACCGGCCAGGACCTGGTGGAATGGCAGCTCCGCGTTGCCGCCGGCAATCCGCTGCCGCTCAAGCAGGAAGAACTGCGCATCGACGGCCATGCGGTCGAGGCGCGCATCTATGCCGAGGACCCTATTAAGAATTTCCTGCCCTCGGTGGGCAAGCTGCACCGCCTGCGGCCACCGGCGGAGGATGCGCATGTGCGGGTCGATACCGGGGTGCGCGAAAATGACAGCGTGACGCCGTTCTACGATCCGATGATCGCCAAGCTGATCGTGTGGGACCATGACCGTGGCGCTGCCCTGCGCCGCATGGGCCAGGCGCTGGCGCAGTATCAGGTCGCCGGTGTCACCACCAATATTCCGTTCCTCATCGCGCTCGCCGGCCATCCGGCGTTTGGCGAGGGCGATCTCGATACCGGCTTCATCGAACGTTTCCGTGCCGACCTGATTCCGCCCGTGCAGGGCGCCGATGCCAGTGCCCTGGCGCTGGCGGCATTGGCCGTGGTGCTGGAGCGCCGCGCCCAGCGCAGCGGCGGCAAGGGCGATCCGTGGTCGCCCTGGGCGGCGGTGAATGGCTGGCGGCTCAATGACCAGGGCTATGATGAATTGATCTTTCGCGAAGGCGAGAGCGAAACCCGGCTGCGGATTGAGTATGCCGCCGATGACGCGATCCGCGTGAAACTGCCGGGTGGTGCCGTGTTGACGGCCGCGGGCAAGCTGCAGGATGGCAGCCTGGATGCGGTGCTGGATGAGCGCCGCTTCAGCATCGGCCTGGTCCGTCAGGGGCTGGACCTGACCCTGTTGCTGCCGGGCCGGGTGCAGAAGCTGAGCCTGGTGGATCCGCTTGCCGCCGGTGAGATGGATGAAGCTGCTGGCGGCGCGCTCACCGCGCCGATGCCGGGCAAGGTGGTGCAGGTGCTGGTGGCGGAAGGTGTGGCGGTAGAGAAGGGCCAGGCGCTGATGGTGCTGGAGGCGATGAAGATGGAACACACCATCGCGGCGCCAGCGCGCGGCAAGGTAGCCAAGCTGAACTTCAAGGCCGGCGATCAGGTGAGCGAAGGCGCCACTTTGATCGCGCTGGAAGCGGAAGGATGATGCCATGAGCCTGCCCAGCCAGATCCGCCTATGGGAAGCCGGCCCGCGCGACGGGTTGCAGAACGAGAAGAGCGTGGTGCCCACCGATGTGAAGGTGGAGCTGATCGAGCGCCTAGTGGAATGCGGCGCTACCTATATCGAGGCGACCAGTTTCGTGTCGCCGAAATGGGTGCCGCAGATGGGCGATGCCGCCGATGTGATGACGCGGATTTCGCGCAAGCCCGGCGTTACCTATCAGGTGCTGACGCCGAACGAGAAGGGCTACGATTCCGCCAAGCAGTATGGCGCCCGCGCCATCGCGGTATTCGCGGCAGCAAGCGAGAGTTTCTCCCAGCGCAATGTGAATTGCTCCATTGAGGAGAGCCTGGAGCGGTTTCGTCCGGTGGTGCAGAAGGCCAAGGCGGATGGCGTGCGCGTGCGCGGTTTCGTTTCGGTGGTGCTGGGCTGCCCCTTCGAGGGCGAGGTCGATCCGGTGAAAGTGGCCGGTATCGCCAAGCAGCTTGCCGAGATGGGCTGCGATGATATTGGCTTGGGCGACACTATCGGCACCGGCACGCCGGGCAAGACCAAGCGTCTGATCGAGGAAACCGCGAAATTCATTCCGCTCGACCGCATCGGCATGCATTTTCACGATACCTACGGTCAGGCGCTGGCGAATACCTATGCCTCGCTGGAAATGGGCATCACCAGCCATGATGCCTCGGTTGCCGGCCTTGGCGGCTGTCCTTACGCGCCAGGTGCCACCGGCAATCTTGCCACCGAGGATCTGGTTTACATGCTGGAAGGCCTCGGCATTGACAGCGGCTTCGATCTCAAGCAATTGGTGCGCACCGCCTGGTGGATTTCCGAGAAGCTCGGCCGTCCGCCGGTGTCGAGTGTCGCCAAGGCCTTGAAATCGAAGATTTGATGCCGGTTCATCTGCTCAAGCTTGCTGTTGGTATTGAAAGCCTGGAGCATTTCCGCGAACGCCTGAAGGCGCGTGCGGAAGGCGCCAAGGGCAAGAAGCAGCCTGGGCATTTTACCCATGTGACAC is a genomic window containing:
- a CDS encoding SDR family NAD(P)-dependent oxidoreductase — translated: MNDFDLSGKVALVTGGNGGIGLGMAEGLAQAGCDLVIWGGNPEKNAAAEAKLKAYGRRVLVQRCNVVNEAEVEACFAEAVQTMGRIDGCFANAGVSQKRAPMHQLSTEEWKRVLGVNLDGAFYTLRAAARHMVERAKTGDAFGRLVGMASTAGIHGAAGATSYAATKGAMLSVIRALAVEMARYNVTANSILPGWIETEMTAAGVADPRFAGAVLPRIPARRWGQGNDFSGIAVYLMSDGSRYHTGDSFVIDGAYTIF
- a CDS encoding carboxyl transferase domain-containing protein, producing MSALSTQLDPRSAAFQENAAHMAALVADLKAKVGMIKQGGGEKAREKHLSRGKLLPRDRVRTLLDPGSPFLELSQFAAYDMYGGDIHAAGIITGIGSVMGRECVVICNDATVKGGTYFPMTVKKHLRAQEIARENRLPCIYLVDSGGANLPTWDEVFPDKEHFGRIFYNQANLSADGIPQIAVVMGSCTAGGAYMPAMSDETVIVRNQGTIFLAGPPLVKAATGEVVSAEDLGGADVHSRTSGVTDHYAMNDAHALGIARRIVGNLNSTKQVSGDVRAPKPPRFDPAELYGIIPKESRVPFDVREIIARLVDDSEFDEFKKLYGATLVCGFARIHGYPVGIIANNGILFSESSLKGAHFIELCCQRGIPLLFLQNITGFMVGKKYEAGGIAKDGAKLVTAVSCANVPKFTVIIGGSYGAGNYGMCGRAYSPRMLFMWPNSRISVMGGEQAASVLATVKRDGIEASGGQWSREDEEAFKNPIRAQYDRQGHPYYASARLWDDGIIDPLDTRMMLALGLSAAHNAPFAPTKFGVFRM
- a CDS encoding enoyl-CoA hydratase-related protein, producing MSDELVLFDTDARGVAQVTLNRPAVHNCFNDQVIERLLAIFTEIKGRSDIRVVVIRGEGKSFSAGGDLDWMRRSGQQDYATNLAQTLVLAQLFKTLNDLPQATVALVQGNCMAGGTGLVSCSDIAIAVRDTKFALTEVRLGLSPATISPYVVAAIGPRQARRYFLTAERFDGAEAQRIGLVHELAEDVDDLRVRGERVVADLLLGAPGAIADSKLLIREVAYEADVTEDVMQFTARNIADRRASAEGQEGLASFFAKRKPAWTI
- a CDS encoding acetyl/propionyl/methylcrotonyl-CoA carboxylase subunit alpha, which produces MFRKILIANRGEIACRVIRTAKRLGIATVAVYSDADANARHVALADEAVRIGPAPVRESYLRADVIIAAAKASGAEAIHPGYGFLSENAEFADALAEAGLVFIGPPASAIRAMGLKGAAKALMQEARVPVVPGYHGDNQDADFLLGEAERIGWPVLIKAVAGGGGKGMRRVDKAAEFKAALAGAQREGANAFGNDRVLLEKYLVKPRHIEIQVFADKQGNAVHLFERDCSVQRRHQKVLEEAPAPGMPAAMRQAMGQAAVNAAKAIGYVGAGTVEFIADVSDGLKPDRFYFMEMNTRLQVEHPVTEMITGQDLVEWQLRVAAGNPLPLKQEELRIDGHAVEARIYAEDPIKNFLPSVGKLHRLRPPAEDAHVRVDTGVRENDSVTPFYDPMIAKLIVWDHDRGAALRRMGQALAQYQVAGVTTNIPFLIALAGHPAFGEGDLDTGFIERFRADLIPPVQGADASALALAALAVVLERRAQRSGGKGDPWSPWAAVNGWRLNDQGYDELIFREGESETRLRIEYAADDAIRVKLPGGAVLTAAGKLQDGSLDAVLDERRFSIGLVRQGLDLTLLLPGRVQKLSLVDPLAAGEMDEAAGGALTAPMPGKVVQVLVAEGVAVEKGQALMVLEAMKMEHTIAAPARGKVAKLNFKAGDQVSEGATLIALEAEG
- a CDS encoding hydroxymethylglutaryl-CoA lyase; the encoded protein is MSLPSQIRLWEAGPRDGLQNEKSVVPTDVKVELIERLVECGATYIEATSFVSPKWVPQMGDAADVMTRISRKPGVTYQVLTPNEKGYDSAKQYGARAIAVFAAASESFSQRNVNCSIEESLERFRPVVQKAKADGVRVRGFVSVVLGCPFEGEVDPVKVAGIAKQLAEMGCDDIGLGDTIGTGTPGKTKRLIEETAKFIPLDRIGMHFHDTYGQALANTYASLEMGITSHDASVAGLGGCPYAPGATGNLATEDLVYMLEGLGIDSGFDLKQLVRTAWWISEKLGRPPVSSVAKALKSKI